In Vibrio diazotrophicus, the following proteins share a genomic window:
- a CDS encoding LuxR/HapR/OpaR family quorum-sensing transcriptional regulator, producing the protein MDASIEKRPRTRLSPQKRKLQLMEIALEVFARRGIGRGGHADIAEIAQVSVATVFNYFPTREDLVDEVLTHVVRQFSNFLTDNIDLDLPAKENLSNITKELVEISYQDCYWLKVWFEWSASTRDEVWPLFMSTNRTNQMLVKNIFSKAIERGEVCDKHDPEELTMLFHGLCYSLFVQANRVGDKDSINQLANTYMDMLCIYK; encoded by the coding sequence ATGGACGCATCTATTGAGAAACGCCCGAGAACACGGCTATCTCCCCAGAAACGTAAACTTCAACTAATGGAAATCGCGCTAGAGGTTTTCGCCAGACGCGGCATTGGCCGTGGCGGACATGCTGATATCGCTGAAATCGCTCAAGTCTCAGTAGCTACGGTATTCAACTACTTCCCTACTCGTGAAGACTTGGTGGATGAAGTTCTTACTCACGTGGTTCGTCAATTCTCTAACTTCTTAACCGATAATATTGATTTAGACTTACCAGCCAAAGAGAACCTAAGCAACATCACCAAAGAGCTAGTGGAAATCAGCTATCAGGATTGCTATTGGCTAAAAGTATGGTTTGAATGGAGTGCTTCAACTCGTGATGAAGTATGGCCACTCTTCATGTCGACCAACCGAACCAATCAAATGCTAGTGAAGAACATCTTCAGCAAAGCGATTGAACGTGGTGAAGTGTGCGATAAGCATGATCCAGAAGAACTAACTATGCTGTTCCATGGTCTTTGCTACTCATTGTTTGTTCAGGCAAACCGAGTGGGAGACAAAGATAGCATCAACCAGTTAGCGAACACCTACATGGATATGCTGTGCATCTATAAATAA
- the lpdA gene encoding dihydrolipoyl dehydrogenase gives MSKEIKAQVVVLGAGPAGYSAAFRCADLGLETVLVERYSTLGGVCLNVGCIPSKALLHVAKVIEEAKALAEHGIVFGEPQTDIDKIRLWKEKVINQLTGGLGGMAKMRKVTVVNGFGKFTGPNTIEVEGEDGKTTVNFDNAIVAAGSRPIKLPFIPHEDPRIWDSTDALELKEVPGKLLIMGGGIIGLEMGTVYHALGSQIDVVEMFDQVIPAADKDIVKVYTKRIKDKFNLMLETKVTAVEAKEDGIYVSMEGKKAPAEAERYDAVLVAIGRVPNGKLLDAEKAGLEVDERGFINVDKQMRTNVPHIFAIGDIVGQPMLAHKGVHEGHVAAEVISGKKHYFDPKVIPSIAYTEPEVAWVGKTEKEAKAEGINYEVATFPWAASGRAIASDCSDGMTKLIFDKETHRVIGGAIVGTNGGELLGEIGLAIEMGCDAEDIALTIHAHPTLHESVGLAAEVFEGTITDLPNAKAKKK, from the coding sequence ATGAGCAAAGAAATTAAAGCCCAAGTTGTTGTACTTGGTGCAGGTCCTGCTGGTTACTCCGCTGCATTCCGTTGTGCAGACTTAGGTCTGGAAACTGTACTTGTTGAACGCTACAGCACTCTTGGCGGTGTATGTTTGAACGTGGGTTGTATCCCATCAAAAGCACTGCTACACGTAGCGAAAGTTATCGAAGAAGCAAAAGCACTTGCAGAACACGGTATCGTATTTGGCGAACCTCAAACGGATATCGATAAAATCCGTCTATGGAAAGAAAAAGTAATTAACCAGTTAACTGGCGGTCTTGGCGGAATGGCTAAGATGCGTAAAGTAACGGTTGTTAACGGTTTTGGTAAGTTTACTGGCCCTAACACTATCGAAGTGGAAGGTGAAGACGGTAAAACAACAGTAAACTTCGACAATGCTATCGTTGCTGCGGGTTCTCGCCCAATTAAACTTCCATTTATTCCACATGAAGATCCACGTATTTGGGACTCAACTGATGCTCTTGAGCTGAAAGAAGTACCTGGAAAACTGTTGATCATGGGTGGCGGTATTATCGGCCTAGAAATGGGTACGGTTTACCACGCACTAGGTTCACAAATCGACGTAGTTGAAATGTTCGACCAAGTGATCCCTGCTGCGGATAAAGACATCGTTAAGGTTTACACCAAGCGCATCAAAGACAAGTTCAACCTGATGCTAGAAACCAAAGTAACAGCGGTTGAAGCGAAAGAAGACGGTATCTACGTTTCAATGGAAGGCAAAAAAGCACCAGCGGAAGCTGAGCGTTACGATGCTGTTCTTGTTGCTATCGGTCGTGTACCAAACGGTAAACTTCTTGATGCAGAGAAAGCAGGTCTTGAAGTTGATGAGCGTGGCTTCATCAATGTAGACAAGCAAATGCGTACTAACGTACCTCACATCTTCGCTATCGGTGACATCGTTGGTCAACCAATGCTTGCTCACAAAGGTGTTCACGAAGGTCACGTTGCTGCAGAAGTTATCTCTGGTAAGAAACACTACTTCGATCCTAAAGTTATTCCTTCAATTGCGTACACTGAGCCAGAAGTTGCCTGGGTTGGTAAGACTGAGAAAGAAGCGAAAGCTGAAGGCATCAACTACGAAGTTGCAACATTCCCTTGGGCAGCATCAGGCCGTGCAATTGCGTCTGACTGTTCAGATGGTATGACTAAGCTAATCTTTGATAAAGAGACTCACCGCGTTATTGGTGGCGCTATCGTTGGTACTAACGGTGGTGAACTACTAGGCGAAATCGGTCTTGCTATTGAGATGGGCTGTGATGCTGAAGATATCGCTCTAACTATCCACGCTCACCCAACTCTACACGAGTCTGTTGGTCTAGCGGCGGAAGTGTTTGAAGGTACAATTACTGACCTGCCAAACGCAAAAGCTAAGAAGAAATAA
- the folK gene encoding 2-amino-4-hydroxy-6-hydroxymethyldihydropteridine diphosphokinase, protein MTVAYIAVGSNLSDPVTQANNAIEALTKLPKSRFIAASSLYSSTPMGPQNQPDYINAVVAVETELTPLELLDCTQAIEQEQGRVRKDERWGPRTLDLDIVLYGNETINSERLTVPHYGMRVREFVLYPLAEIAPELQLPDGTSLQELIKSVPLNGLSIWR, encoded by the coding sequence ATGACAGTAGCGTATATCGCAGTAGGCAGTAATCTCAGCGACCCTGTGACTCAAGCCAACAATGCTATTGAAGCACTAACCAAGTTACCGAAGTCGCGTTTTATCGCGGCTTCATCACTGTACAGCAGCACACCTATGGGTCCGCAAAATCAACCCGATTACATCAATGCTGTTGTTGCAGTTGAGACAGAATTAACACCTCTTGAGCTGCTTGATTGCACTCAGGCGATTGAACAGGAACAAGGGCGAGTCCGTAAAGATGAGCGTTGGGGACCAAGAACTCTCGACCTCGACATCGTGCTTTATGGCAACGAAACCATCAATTCTGAGCGATTAACCGTACCCCACTACGGCATGCGTGTCAGAGAATTTGTCCTTTATCCACTTGCAGAAATCGCACCTGAGCTGCAACTTCCTGATGGCACTTCGCTTCAAGAGTTAATTAAATCTGTTCCGCTCAATGGGCTGAGCATTTGGCGATAG
- the can gene encoding carbonate dehydratase: MPEIKQLFENNSKWSESIKADRPEYFTKLAEGQNPDFLWIGCSDSRVPAERLTGLYSGELFVHRNVANQVIHTDLNCLSVVQYAVDVLKVKHIIVCGHYGCGGVTASIDNPQLGLINNWLLHIRDLYFKHRKYIEQMPETDRSDKLAEINVAEQVHNLANSTILQSAWERGQEVELHGVVYGIEDGKLEYLGVRCNSRKTINNSYNKAMEKILNPEHQLLCR, encoded by the coding sequence ATGCCAGAGATTAAACAACTATTCGAAAACAACTCAAAGTGGTCAGAGTCGATTAAAGCTGATCGCCCAGAGTACTTTACAAAGCTCGCTGAAGGACAGAATCCTGATTTCCTATGGATTGGTTGTTCAGACAGCCGTGTACCAGCAGAACGTTTAACTGGTCTATACTCAGGCGAATTGTTCGTTCATCGTAATGTTGCCAACCAAGTCATTCACACCGACTTAAACTGCCTTTCTGTTGTTCAGTATGCAGTTGATGTGCTTAAAGTGAAGCACATTATTGTTTGTGGACACTATGGATGTGGTGGTGTGACAGCCTCAATCGACAACCCGCAACTGGGCTTGATCAACAACTGGCTACTGCACATTCGTGATTTGTACTTTAAGCACCGCAAATACATTGAACAGATGCCGGAAACGGATCGTTCTGACAAATTGGCGGAAATCAACGTAGCAGAGCAAGTTCATAATCTTGCGAACTCGACCATACTGCAAAGTGCATGGGAGCGAGGCCAAGAGGTTGAACTTCATGGTGTGGTTTATGGTATCGAAGACGGCAAGTTAGAGTACTTGGGTGTACGCTGCAACTCTCGCAAAACCATTAATAACAGCTACAACAAAGCCATGGAAAAGATCCTTAATCCAGAACACCAACTGCTTTGTCGCTAA
- the panC gene encoding pantoate--beta-alanine ligase has product MQTYADISALREQIQQYKRDGRKVAFVPTMGNLHEGHLTLVRKARELADVVIVSIFVNPMQFERADDLNSYPRTLEEDYNKLTSENVEIVFTPTPEIMYPHGLDKQTSVEVPGLSTMLEGASRPGHFRGVATVVTKLFNIVKPDVACFGEKDFQQLAVIRQMVADLCMDIEIVGVPTVREMDGLAMSSRNNLLSLNERQRAPVLARTMHWISSALRGGRRDYDSIVVDAQDQLRAAGLEPDQIFIRDSRTLLPVSEETKQVVILMSAFLGKVRLIDNKVVDFVSEQQS; this is encoded by the coding sequence ATGCAGACATATGCTGATATCTCAGCTCTTCGCGAGCAGATCCAACAGTATAAGCGTGATGGTCGAAAAGTGGCGTTTGTTCCAACTATGGGTAACTTACACGAAGGTCACCTGACTCTCGTGCGTAAAGCTCGCGAATTAGCCGACGTTGTTATCGTGAGTATCTTTGTTAACCCTATGCAGTTTGAACGCGCGGATGACCTCAATAGTTACCCTCGTACACTGGAAGAAGACTATAACAAACTGACCAGTGAAAATGTGGAAATTGTATTCACACCGACCCCAGAAATCATGTACCCACATGGCCTTGATAAGCAGACTTCCGTTGAAGTTCCTGGGTTATCAACCATGCTTGAAGGCGCGTCGCGTCCAGGTCATTTCCGCGGTGTCGCCACTGTGGTAACAAAGCTGTTTAACATCGTTAAACCTGATGTAGCCTGCTTTGGCGAAAAAGATTTCCAACAGCTAGCTGTGATTCGCCAAATGGTTGCAGACCTATGCATGGATATTGAGATTGTCGGCGTACCTACTGTACGTGAGATGGATGGTCTTGCGATGAGTTCTCGCAACAACTTGCTGTCTCTAAACGAACGTCAACGTGCACCAGTGCTTGCCCGTACTATGCACTGGATCAGCAGCGCTTTACGCGGTGGTCGTCGTGATTACGACTCTATCGTTGTCGATGCTCAAGACCAGTTGCGTGCGGCAGGACTAGAACCGGATCAAATATTTATTCGTGATTCCCGCACTTTGCTACCGGTTTCTGAAGAAACCAAGCAAGTCGTGATTCTGATGTCTGCATTCTTGGGTAAAGTCAGACTGATCGACAATAAAGTTGTCGATTTCGTATCAGAACAACAAAGCTAA
- the panB gene encoding 3-methyl-2-oxobutanoate hydroxymethyltransferase: protein MKKITINDLMKWKKEGRKFATSTAYDASFAQLFESQEMPVLLVGDSLGMVLQGETDTLPVSVDDIAYHTRCVRKGSPNCLLMADMPFMSYATPEQACENAAKIMRAGANMVKIEGGDWLVDTVKMLTERAVPVCAHLGLTPQSVNIFGGYKVQGRDQEQADRMVKDAIALQEAGAQIVLLECVPAGLAERITQILDVPVIGIGAGNSTDGQILVMHDMFGISANYMPKFSKNFLAETGDMHKAVAAYIADVEAGRFPDEAHTIA from the coding sequence ATGAAAAAAATAACGATCAACGACCTAATGAAGTGGAAAAAAGAAGGTCGTAAATTTGCTACTTCTACTGCCTATGACGCGAGCTTCGCGCAACTATTTGAAAGCCAAGAGATGCCTGTTCTTTTAGTGGGCGATTCACTGGGTATGGTTCTACAAGGTGAGACTGACACTCTACCCGTCAGCGTTGACGATATCGCGTACCACACGCGTTGTGTACGTAAAGGTAGCCCTAACTGCTTGCTGATGGCGGATATGCCGTTCATGAGCTACGCAACCCCTGAGCAAGCATGTGAAAATGCAGCAAAAATCATGCGCGCTGGCGCGAACATGGTGAAAATCGAAGGCGGTGACTGGTTAGTCGATACCGTTAAAATGCTCACTGAACGTGCTGTACCTGTTTGTGCACACCTAGGTTTGACGCCTCAGTCAGTGAACATTTTTGGTGGTTACAAAGTTCAAGGCCGTGACCAAGAACAAGCAGACCGTATGGTGAAAGACGCTATTGCACTGCAAGAAGCTGGCGCGCAAATCGTTCTTCTTGAGTGTGTACCTGCTGGTTTGGCTGAACGTATTACCCAAATTTTGGATGTACCGGTTATCGGTATTGGTGCGGGTAACAGCACTGACGGCCAAATTCTGGTGATGCACGATATGTTCGGAATTTCAGCCAATTACATGCCAAAATTCTCAAAGAATTTCCTTGCTGAAACAGGCGACATGCATAAAGCTGTTGCAGCTTACATTGCTGACGTAGAAGCCGGACGCTTCCCTGATGAAGCACATACTATTGCCTAA
- a CDS encoding ABC transporter permease, with translation MYQIYWTAFVSLLGKEVTRFTRIWVQTLVPPVITMCLYFIIFGNLIGSRIGQMNGFSYMEYIIPGLIMMSVITNSYSNVASSFFSAKMQKNIEELLVAPVPNYVIIAGYVMGGVTRGLLVGTLVTFVSLFFVHLNVEHWGVIFLTVFMTSVVFALGGLINAVFAKTFDDISIVPTFVLTPLTYLGGVFYSISLLPEFWQGVSKVNPIVYMVNAFRYGFLGVSDVDIVTSFSVLSVFVVVLYCVAHYLVTKGKGLRS, from the coding sequence ATGTATCAAATTTATTGGACAGCTTTTGTTAGCTTGTTAGGTAAAGAAGTCACTCGCTTTACGCGAATTTGGGTGCAAACTCTAGTTCCACCAGTCATTACCATGTGCCTCTATTTCATCATTTTTGGTAACTTGATTGGTTCTCGTATCGGTCAGATGAATGGCTTCAGCTATATGGAGTACATCATTCCCGGCTTGATTATGATGTCGGTGATTACTAACTCCTACTCGAACGTAGCGTCTTCATTTTTTAGTGCCAAGATGCAGAAGAATATTGAAGAGTTGCTGGTGGCACCTGTGCCTAACTACGTCATCATTGCTGGTTATGTCATGGGTGGTGTAACTCGTGGTTTGCTGGTCGGTACGTTGGTAACCTTTGTTTCTTTATTCTTTGTGCATCTGAATGTGGAACACTGGGGGGTGATCTTCCTGACCGTATTTATGACCTCCGTCGTTTTTGCGTTGGGCGGCTTAATCAATGCTGTATTTGCAAAAACTTTTGACGATATTTCAATTGTTCCAACCTTCGTTCTTACTCCGTTGACCTATTTAGGCGGCGTATTTTATTCGATCAGCTTGTTGCCAGAGTTCTGGCAAGGCGTGTCAAAGGTTAACCCAATTGTTTATATGGTGAACGCGTTCCGCTATGGCTTCTTGGGTGTGTCAGATGTGGATATTGTCACTTCTTTCAGTGTACTCAGTGTGTTTGTTGTCGTGCTTTACTGCGTCGCTCACTACTTGGTCACTAAAGGTAAAGGTCTGCGCAGTTAA
- the aceF gene encoding pyruvate dehydrogenase complex dihydrolipoyllysine-residue acetyltransferase gives MAIEINVPDIGADEVEVTEILVSVGDKVEEEQSLITVEGDKASMEVPASQAGIVKEIKVVAGDKVTTGSLIMLFLEQEGEEAGAAAPAPAAEAAPVAAPAAAAASELKEVCVPDIGGDEVEVTEILVAVGDSIAEEQSLLTVEGDKASMEVPAPFAGTLKEIKVAAGDKVSTGSLVMIFEVAGSGAATPAPVAAAAPAAAPAASGVKEVNVPDIGGDEVEVTEIMVAVGDTVTEEQSLITVEGDKASMEVPAPFAGTVKEIKVAAGDKVSTGSLIMVFEVAGAAPAPAAPAQAAAPAAAPAPKAEAAKPAAAPAATEFEENNDYAHASPVVRRLAREFGVNLAKVKGSGRKSRILKEDVQNYVKEALKRLESGAAASGKGDGAALGLLPWPKVDFSKFGETEVQPLSRIKKISGANLHRNWVMIPHVTQWDNADITELENFRKEQNAIEAKKDTGMKITPLVFIMKAVAKALEAFPAFNSSLSEDGESLILKKYVNVGIAVDTPNGLVVPVFKDVNKKGIYELSEELAVVSKKARAGKLTAADMQGGCFTISSLGGIGGTAFTPIVNAPEVGILGVSKSEMKPVWNGKEFEARLQLPLSLSYDHRVIDGAEGARFITYLNNCLSDIRRLVL, from the coding sequence ATGGCAATCGAAATTAATGTACCTGATATCGGTGCGGATGAGGTTGAAGTTACTGAGATTCTTGTAAGCGTTGGCGACAAGGTTGAAGAAGAACAATCTCTTATTACGGTAGAAGGCGACAAAGCTTCTATGGAAGTACCTGCTTCTCAAGCGGGTATCGTAAAAGAAATCAAAGTTGTTGCTGGCGATAAAGTAACAACGGGTTCACTTATCATGCTTTTCTTAGAACAAGAAGGCGAAGAAGCGGGCGCAGCTGCGCCTGCTCCAGCGGCAGAAGCGGCTCCAGTAGCTGCACCTGCAGCTGCGGCAGCAAGTGAACTGAAAGAAGTTTGTGTTCCGGATATCGGTGGCGACGAAGTTGAAGTGACTGAAATCCTAGTTGCTGTTGGCGATTCAATCGCTGAAGAGCAATCTCTACTGACAGTAGAAGGTGACAAAGCTTCAATGGAAGTACCTGCACCATTCGCTGGTACTCTAAAAGAAATCAAAGTTGCAGCTGGCGATAAAGTATCAACTGGCTCACTAGTGATGATCTTCGAAGTTGCAGGTTCAGGCGCAGCAACTCCTGCACCAGTTGCAGCGGCAGCTCCGGCAGCGGCACCAGCAGCATCTGGCGTTAAAGAAGTTAACGTTCCAGATATCGGCGGCGATGAAGTTGAAGTCACTGAAATCATGGTAGCGGTTGGCGATACAGTAACTGAAGAGCAATCTCTGATTACTGTAGAAGGCGACAAAGCTTCTATGGAAGTACCTGCTCCATTTGCTGGTACGGTTAAAGAAATCAAAGTTGCAGCTGGCGATAAAGTATCAACTGGCTCATTGATCATGGTGTTCGAAGTAGCCGGTGCAGCTCCTGCGCCAGCAGCACCAGCTCAAGCAGCGGCTCCTGCGGCAGCTCCAGCTCCTAAAGCTGAAGCTGCAAAACCAGCAGCAGCTCCGGCAGCAACTGAGTTTGAAGAGAACAACGACTACGCTCACGCTTCACCTGTTGTTCGCCGCCTAGCGCGCGAATTCGGTGTAAACCTAGCGAAAGTGAAAGGTTCAGGCCGTAAGAGCCGTATCCTGAAAGAAGACGTACAGAACTACGTGAAAGAGGCACTTAAGCGTCTTGAATCTGGTGCTGCAGCTTCTGGTAAAGGTGACGGTGCAGCTCTTGGTCTACTTCCTTGGCCGAAAGTTGATTTCAGCAAGTTTGGTGAAACTGAAGTTCAACCTCTATCTCGTATTAAGAAGATTTCTGGTGCGAACCTACACCGTAACTGGGTAATGATCCCTCACGTTACACAGTGGGACAACGCAGACATCACTGAGCTAGAAAACTTCCGTAAAGAGCAAAATGCGATTGAAGCGAAGAAAGACACTGGCATGAAGATCACTCCACTTGTGTTCATCATGAAAGCTGTTGCTAAAGCGCTTGAAGCGTTTCCTGCATTTAACTCTTCTCTTTCTGAAGATGGCGAAAGCTTGATTCTGAAGAAATACGTGAACGTAGGTATCGCGGTTGATACGCCAAACGGTCTAGTTGTTCCAGTATTCAAAGACGTGAACAAGAAAGGCATTTACGAGTTGTCTGAAGAACTAGCAGTAGTGTCTAAGAAAGCTCGTGCAGGTAAGCTGACTGCAGCAGACATGCAAGGCGGCTGTTTCACTATCTCTAGCCTAGGTGGCATTGGTGGTACTGCATTCACGCCAATCGTGAATGCGCCAGAAGTAGGTATCCTTGGTGTATCTAAGTCTGAAATGAAGCCTGTTTGGAACGGTAAAGAGTTCGAAGCTCGCCTACAACTTCCACTATCTCTATCATACGACCACCGTGTGATCGATGGTGCTGAAGGTGCACGCTTCATCACTTACTTGAACAACTGCCTAAGCGACATTCGTCGTCTAGTGCTGTAA
- a CDS encoding ABC transporter ATP-binding protein, with translation MYALEIDQLRKTYAGGFEALKGISVSVKKGDFYALLGPNGAGKSTTIGIISSLVNKTSGKVKVFGYDIDTHLEQAKQQLGLVPQEFNFNQFETVEQIVIQQAGFYGVSKAVAKERAEKYLTQLDLWEKRKERARNLSGGMKRRLMIARALMHEPQLLILDEPTAGVDIELRRSMWEFLKKINAQGITIILTTHYLEEAEMLCRNIGIINRGEVIENTTMKGLLSKLHVETFVLDIENESQLTELDGVISQTLKDGSLEIEIEKTEGLNHIFSQLTEQGVRVLSMRNKANRLEELFVRIVREQS, from the coding sequence ATGTACGCATTAGAAATAGATCAGCTGCGTAAAACCTACGCTGGTGGTTTTGAAGCGCTGAAAGGCATCAGTGTGTCTGTCAAAAAGGGCGACTTCTACGCCTTACTAGGGCCTAACGGTGCAGGTAAATCGACGACTATCGGTATCATTTCTTCGTTGGTTAACAAGACGTCAGGCAAGGTGAAGGTGTTTGGTTATGACATCGATACACATCTTGAACAAGCGAAACAACAACTGGGTCTAGTTCCTCAGGAATTTAACTTTAACCAGTTTGAAACCGTAGAGCAGATTGTCATTCAGCAAGCGGGTTTTTATGGTGTCTCCAAAGCGGTAGCCAAAGAGAGAGCAGAGAAGTATCTCACCCAACTGGATTTGTGGGAGAAGCGCAAAGAGCGTGCTCGTAACCTGTCTGGTGGTATGAAGCGCCGTCTGATGATCGCTCGGGCATTAATGCATGAGCCACAACTGCTGATCCTTGATGAACCTACTGCAGGGGTTGATATCGAATTACGTCGCTCTATGTGGGAGTTTTTGAAGAAGATTAATGCGCAGGGTATTACGATTATCCTGACGACTCACTATTTGGAAGAAGCAGAAATGCTGTGTCGTAACATAGGTATTATCAACCGTGGTGAAGTTATCGAAAATACCACCATGAAGGGCTTGTTATCTAAGCTTCACGTCGAAACTTTTGTCTTGGATATCGAGAACGAAAGCCAGCTAACTGAGCTTGATGGCGTCATTTCACAAACCTTGAAAGACGGTTCTCTGGAAATTGAAATCGAAAAAACTGAAGGGCTAAACCACATTTTTAGCCAGCTTACAGAGCAAGGCGTAAGAGTGTTGTCGATGCGTAATAAAGCTAACCGTTTAGAAGAGCTGTTTGTTCGAATTGTTCGCGAACAGAGTTAA
- the hpt gene encoding hypoxanthine phosphoribosyltransferase, translating into MKHTVEVMISEQDVQERIRELGKQISQHYQGSEDLVLVGLLRGSFVFMADLARSIELIHQVDFMTASSYGNSMTSSRDVRILKDLDDDIKGKDVLLVEDIIDTGNTLNKVKEILSLREPKSIHICTLLDKPSRREVNVEVSWVGFEIPDEFVVGVGIDYAQKYRHLPYIGKVVPQE; encoded by the coding sequence ATGAAGCATACAGTTGAAGTAATGATTTCTGAGCAAGACGTTCAGGAACGTATCCGTGAACTAGGTAAGCAAATCTCTCAACACTACCAAGGCAGCGAAGATTTGGTGCTGGTTGGTTTGTTGCGTGGTTCTTTTGTTTTCATGGCTGACTTGGCTCGCTCAATTGAGCTGATTCACCAAGTAGACTTTATGACAGCATCTAGCTACGGCAACTCAATGACGAGTTCTCGTGATGTTCGCATCCTGAAAGATTTAGATGATGACATCAAAGGTAAAGATGTTCTGCTTGTTGAAGACATCATTGATACCGGCAACACTCTAAATAAAGTGAAAGAAATCCTATCTCTACGTGAGCCTAAATCAATTCATATTTGTACTCTGCTTGATAAGCCTTCTCGTCGCGAAGTGAACGTAGAAGTTTCTTGGGTAGGTTTTGAAATTCCTGATGAATTCGTCGTCGGTGTGGGCATCGATTATGCTCAAAAATACCGTCACTTGCCTTATATCGGTAAAGTTGTTCCTCAAGAATAA
- the pcnB gene encoding polynucleotide adenylyltransferase PcnB, translating to MNNNDLKESEHHIYPSLALNIVTRQEHNISRKQISDNALKVLYRLQGAGFDAYLVGGGVRDLLLEEVPKDFDIATNATPEEIRQLFRNCRLIGRRFRLAHIMFGRDIIEVATFRGHHQETNKQLAVQSEAGMLLRDNVYGTIDEDAERRDFTINAMYYNIADYSIHDYAGGMEDLEDRLVRLIGDPETRYREDPVRMLRAVRFAVKLDFDIEEDTAAPIEDLAPLLRDVPAARLYEEMLKMLQSGHGLETYHLMREYNLFQQVFPTISRHFTEDYSSQAEHMLDLVLDSTDLRIEEGKRINPAFMFAAIFWYPMVKLAEEMMESHNLNFYDAVMEASNKILDEVVKSIAIPRRHTATMREIWQLQLRLPRRNGKRAFRLMELNKFRAGFDFLEMRGEVEDGEVKQLADWWQTFQTAGRTMRQAMVADLDSVAKPSGTRRRRPSTRKKKSKPAA from the coding sequence ATGAATAACAACGACTTAAAAGAAAGCGAACATCACATATATCCAAGCTTAGCTTTGAATATCGTCACGCGCCAAGAGCACAACATTTCGCGTAAGCAGATTAGCGATAACGCGTTAAAGGTGTTGTATCGTCTTCAGGGTGCGGGTTTTGACGCCTACCTAGTCGGTGGTGGTGTTCGAGATTTATTACTCGAAGAAGTACCAAAAGATTTCGATATCGCTACCAATGCGACGCCAGAAGAAATTCGTCAGTTGTTCCGCAACTGTCGTTTGATTGGTCGCCGTTTCCGACTTGCACATATCATGTTTGGACGTGACATCATTGAAGTTGCCACTTTCCGTGGTCATCATCAGGAGACAAACAAACAGCTGGCTGTGCAGTCAGAAGCTGGTATGCTGCTGCGTGATAACGTCTACGGCACCATTGATGAAGATGCAGAACGCCGTGACTTCACTATCAACGCTATGTATTACAACATCGCTGACTACTCTATCCATGACTACGCTGGTGGCATGGAAGATCTTGAAGATAGGCTAGTTCGTCTTATCGGTGATCCGGAAACTCGTTACCGCGAAGATCCTGTGCGTATGCTTCGCGCGGTTCGTTTTGCTGTAAAACTGGATTTCGATATCGAAGAAGATACCGCAGCACCAATTGAAGATTTGGCACCACTATTACGCGATGTTCCTGCTGCTCGTCTCTATGAAGAGATGCTGAAAATGCTGCAATCAGGGCACGGTTTGGAAACATACCACCTGATGCGTGAGTACAACCTGTTCCAGCAAGTATTCCCGACCATATCGCGTCATTTCACCGAAGATTACTCATCACAGGCAGAGCACATGCTCGACTTAGTGCTTGATTCGACGGATCTGCGAATTGAAGAAGGCAAACGCATTAACCCTGCCTTTATGTTTGCCGCAATCTTCTGGTATCCGATGGTAAAACTCGCAGAAGAGATGATGGAAAGCCATAACCTCAACTTCTACGATGCGGTAATGGAAGCGAGCAACAAGATTCTTGATGAAGTGGTTAAGTCGATTGCGATTCCTCGCCGTCACACCGCCACTATGCGTGAAATTTGGCAGCTACAGTTACGTCTACCTCGTCGTAACGGTAAACGTGCTTTCCGTTTGATGGAACTGAATAAATTCCGAGCTGGTTTCGATTTCCTAGAGATGCGCGGTGAAGTCGAAGATGGTGAAGTGAAGCAACTGGCAGATTGGTGGCAAACGTTCCAAACTGCGGGTCGTACTATGCGACAAGCAATGGTGGCCGATCTAGACAGCGTTGCTAAGCCTTCTGGTACTCGTCGCCGTCGTCCATCGACACGCAAGAAAAAGAGCAAACCAGCAGCATGA